Proteins encoded by one window of Fibrobacter sp.:
- a CDS encoding restriction endonuclease subunit S has translation MALKKYKLGELIERSTINNRDQKYGMDLIEGVNTQGVFASPKGNPIEVDLKPYKIVKNGAFVYNPTRLELGSIAYRTSGLCIVSHLYQIFYLNEKGKKLIDPTYLFIYFRRKEFCREVTFRNFGSQRPEFSIKDMCDISITLPDITVQQKYVDIYESMVANQKSYEQGLDDLKLTCDAFLDKLKKECDKQEIGKYLEPSDLRNDDEKLNIENLRGISTEKSFIDTKADMLGVSLKNYKVVKQNEFVYVADTSRRGDKVALGFNDSNESCLVSSIYTVFRIKDVDLLNPQYLMMFFTRNEFDRYARFNSWGSARETFDWSEMCSVKIPIPDINVQKSIANIYKVYNERKRINEQLKQQIKDICPILIKGSLEE, from the coding sequence ATGGCTCTGAAGAAGTATAAGCTAGGTGAATTGATTGAACGATCGACGATAAATAACAGAGATCAGAAATACGGAATGGATTTGATAGAAGGTGTAAATACTCAGGGCGTGTTTGCATCACCAAAGGGCAATCCAATTGAGGTCGATTTAAAGCCTTATAAAATTGTGAAAAATGGAGCTTTTGTTTATAATCCAACGCGATTAGAATTAGGTTCCATAGCGTATCGTACTAGTGGATTGTGCATAGTATCTCACTTATATCAAATATTTTATCTGAATGAAAAAGGAAAAAAACTTATTGATCCGACATATTTGTTCATTTATTTTCGTCGTAAAGAATTTTGCAGAGAAGTCACGTTTAGAAATTTTGGAAGTCAAAGGCCTGAATTTAGTATAAAAGACATGTGTGATATATCCATCACGCTTCCTGATATAACAGTACAGCAAAAGTATGTAGACATCTATGAGTCGATGGTTGCCAACCAGAAATCCTACGAACAAGGTCTTGATGATTTAAAACTTACCTGCGATGCCTTTTTAGATAAATTGAAAAAAGAATGTGACAAACAGGAAATTGGAAAATATCTTGAACCTAGTGATTTGCGGAATGATGATGAAAAACTGAATATTGAAAATTTACGAGGAATATCAACCGAAAAAAGTTTTATAGATACTAAAGCTGATATGCTAGGTGTTAGCTTGAAAAATTATAAAGTAGTAAAACAAAATGAATTTGTTTATGTTGCAGACACTTCTCGTCGAGGTGATAAAGTAGCTTTGGGTTTTAATGATTCAAATGAAAGTTGTTTAGTCTCGTCTATTTACACCGTTTTTAGAATTAAAGATGTGGATTTGCTTAATCCGCAATATCTAATGATGTTTTTTACTCGAAATGAATTTGATCGTTACGCTCGTTTTAATTCATGGGGTAGTGCTCGTGAAACATTTGATTGGTCGGAAATGTGTTCTGTTAAAATTCCCATTCCAGATATCAATGTTCAAAAATCAATCGCCAACATTTACAAAGTCTATAACGAACGCAAACGCATTAACGAACAGTTAAAACAACAGATAAAGGATATCTGCCCAATCCTTATCAAAGGTTCGCTGGAGGAATAG
- a CDS encoding N-6 DNA methylase, translating to MAKKAAKKATEKALNIDNILFNCRDILRAARNSGSFFEKRDMMLTLVFLRFIGEKYDDGVAKLRGALLEQGLDPDDENIRTAFFEDVSFADGTYNLPPEARWSNIINTPAPKLNSALDAALHSIATDSKDLKGCFVEGTFLTRNLAANDIKKLVDEVNKISHKTFGEEKDLIGRVYEYFLKEFAVNATKEEGEFYTPHDVVQLIASMIEPYDGTLYDPCCGSGGMFIQSAELVKSKQGDINRINIYGQEKDAATYRLAKMNLALRGLSHHLGDTNDSTFINDLHRGVYFDYIMANPPFNLKGWYNDNLKDDARWADYDTPPESNANYAWILHMLSHLKPSDGVAGFLLANGALNDEDTVEIRKKLIQNDKVEAIVVLPRELFITTDISVTLWILNQNKNGGKYKGRKLRNRKHEILFMDLRQWTENPVKNENKKKVILVTEQIEKAASIYHTWQNEGTDDANYAVPELYRSVGIKEIEEKGWALTPSKYIEFIDHDLDIDYKKEMKRIQGEMKTLLATEKQSQEMLVKAFKNIGFGIE from the coding sequence ATGGCAAAGAAGGCTGCGAAGAAGGCGACCGAGAAGGCTCTTAACATCGACAATATCCTTTTTAATTGTCGAGACATTCTGCGGGCAGCCCGCAATTCAGGTTCGTTTTTCGAAAAGCGCGACATGATGCTTACGCTTGTATTCTTGCGCTTCATTGGTGAAAAATACGATGATGGTGTTGCAAAATTGCGCGGGGCTTTACTTGAACAGGGACTTGATCCCGATGATGAAAATATCAGAACAGCCTTCTTTGAAGATGTTTCTTTTGCCGATGGAACTTACAATCTGCCCCCCGAAGCTCGTTGGTCGAATATCATCAATACTCCGGCTCCAAAACTGAACTCTGCGCTTGATGCTGCCCTGCATAGCATTGCGACCGACTCAAAAGACCTAAAAGGCTGCTTTGTTGAAGGAACGTTCTTGACTCGCAACCTTGCGGCTAACGACATTAAGAAACTAGTGGACGAGGTGAACAAGATTAGCCATAAGACCTTTGGCGAAGAAAAAGACCTCATCGGTCGTGTCTATGAATATTTCCTGAAAGAATTTGCGGTGAACGCCACCAAGGAAGAAGGCGAATTCTACACGCCGCACGATGTTGTTCAACTGATTGCATCGATGATTGAACCTTACGACGGTACACTTTACGACCCGTGCTGCGGTTCGGGCGGCATGTTTATCCAGAGTGCGGAACTGGTCAAGTCCAAGCAGGGGGATATCAACCGTATCAATATCTATGGTCAAGAAAAGGATGCTGCTACTTACCGCCTTGCAAAGATGAACCTTGCTTTGCGCGGTTTGAGCCACCATCTGGGTGACACGAATGACTCTACTTTTATAAATGATTTGCATAGGGGTGTTTATTTTGATTATATCATGGCGAATCCGCCGTTTAACCTTAAAGGTTGGTATAATGACAACTTGAAAGATGATGCTCGTTGGGCGGATTATGATACGCCGCCGGAGAGCAACGCCAACTATGCCTGGATTTTGCATATGCTATCGCACTTGAAGCCGTCTGATGGTGTGGCGGGGTTCTTGCTTGCAAACGGCGCCTTGAATGACGAAGATACGGTGGAAATCCGAAAAAAACTCATTCAGAATGATAAAGTTGAAGCGATTGTTGTTCTGCCGCGAGAATTATTCATTACCACGGATATCAGTGTGACGCTTTGGATCTTGAACCAGAACAAGAATGGTGGAAAATATAAAGGTCGAAAACTCCGTAACCGTAAACACGAAATTCTCTTTATGGATTTGCGGCAATGGACAGAAAATCCAGTCAAGAACGAAAACAAGAAGAAGGTAATCCTTGTTACAGAACAAATTGAAAAAGCAGCGAGTATTTACCATACCTGGCAAAATGAAGGAACCGATGACGCGAACTATGCTGTACCGGAACTTTATCGTAGTGTAGGGATTAAGGAAATTGAAGAAAAAGGCTGGGCGCTTACGCCAAGCAAGTATATCGAATTTATAGACCACGACTTGGATATTGACTACAAGAAAGAAATGAAGCGGATTCAAGGTGAGATGAAAACCTTGCTCGCTACGGAAAAACAGAGCCAGGAAATGCTAGTAAAGGCGTTTAAGAACATTGGTTTTGGCATTGAATAG
- a CDS encoding Rpn family recombination-promoting nuclease/putative transposase, with translation MEPNHIPFEELPITNRFMFALVFSHKHIAKPFLEALLGIKIFDLQEPEPEKSTESSPFNKGVRYDVFVKEQGPKGETVRTFDIEMQIEDTHELPKRARYYQALCDSEALNKGESYRNLKEQYIIFICPDDIFRQGRPVYKFKNLEIGRSEHELGDQCWKNFYIFSKYRDVAEKSIKEYLEYFATNKATSAGTLAVERQRQWYLSDNETRKRYMTWQQEIDEAVYNERERANAAEKRADEAEARADEAKSRADKYEKILKEHGLL, from the coding sequence ATGGAACCGAACCACATTCCGTTCGAAGAACTGCCCATCACGAACCGCTTCATGTTCGCGCTGGTGTTCAGCCATAAGCACATCGCGAAGCCGTTCCTTGAAGCCCTCCTTGGCATCAAGATTTTTGACCTTCAGGAACCCGAACCGGAGAAATCCACCGAAAGTAGTCCTTTTAACAAGGGTGTTCGATACGATGTCTTCGTAAAGGAACAGGGACCCAAGGGCGAAACCGTCCGCACATTTGATATTGAAATGCAGATAGAGGACACACATGAACTGCCGAAACGCGCCCGCTACTACCAGGCCTTGTGCGACTCAGAGGCCTTGAACAAGGGTGAATCCTACCGCAACCTCAAGGAGCAGTACATAATCTTTATTTGCCCGGACGACATTTTCAGGCAGGGACGGCCCGTCTACAAGTTCAAGAATCTGGAAATCGGACGCTCGGAACACGAATTGGGCGATCAATGTTGGAAAAATTTTTATATATTCAGTAAGTACAGGGATGTTGCCGAGAAGTCGATCAAGGAGTATCTTGAATACTTCGCGACAAACAAGGCGACATCCGCGGGGACGCTGGCTGTTGAACGCCAGCGGCAATGGTATCTGTCTGACAACGAAACAAGGAAGCGCTATATGACTTGGCAACAGGAAATTGACGAGGCTGTGTATAACGAGCGCGAACGTGCTAATGCTGCCGAGAAACGAGCCGACGAGGCCGAGGCCCGTGCAGATGAGGCGAAATCACGTGCCGACAAGTACGAAAAGATTCTTAAGGAGCATGGACTTCTTTAA
- a CDS encoding TonB-dependent receptor: MQDLGVSQVESYAIAETENPGTDYMEISPSAWEGLGLSASEVISSLSGIQGYKQGGMGSFQTVSIRGIAARNVLICIDGIPLNDAGGGAADLGSIDLNNIERIEVYKDRVPAKFGGSGIGGAINFVTKDALHSGSTPRGRVIASYGSHNTFEGSVQVSAGIKDSVQFSATASMRHSDNDYEFDNRNGTLYNDEDDFKDRRRNAEFTEYSGSFQYRMLHGNGFFSILSASAMHTQAGNPGLEDLQTYVAEFTGDMAQVAYRLEFPTIADVLLLTAGVTGKFEKNSSSSYYPLDKIGYLSKDFREYGLAGYRAVPEVSANLLLDKFEAYLRLAGSAELWESRGTLESFGLERLAGSIAGNAEYNFTDWFSLFAEGNILKTYDDIGGGQVLMTTGAAAVSEATDRDLSLAGMVQAKFGKKNSWIGGNVSFGRFYRQPQLMELYGVYPGMLSSPTLKDESALRFAAGLSLATPKNRSVLRATYFENHVKNGIYWVISTNLMKAFNIDKSLIRGVELELESRPVKFFQAVLRGTIQNPRDDGVNKAYNGNLLPGEPVHSYFAEGTFFLPYNLSAMFQATYRTRIFSDRMNFTRQPPVARYNASLAWQPWKKTRIMFAVDNISDETYRNIYTPYPAPGREYRFTLIQGF; encoded by the coding sequence GTGCAGGATTTGGGCGTTTCCCAGGTCGAATCTTACGCTATAGCCGAGACGGAAAATCCGGGAACGGATTACATGGAAATTTCGCCTTCCGCTTGGGAGGGCCTCGGACTTTCGGCTTCCGAAGTCATTTCGTCGCTTTCGGGCATCCAGGGTTACAAGCAGGGCGGCATGGGCAGTTTCCAGACGGTATCCATCCGCGGGATTGCCGCGCGTAACGTGCTGATTTGCATCGACGGCATTCCCCTGAACGATGCCGGCGGCGGCGCTGCCGACCTGGGGTCGATCGACCTCAACAACATCGAGAGGATAGAGGTTTACAAGGACAGGGTCCCGGCGAAGTTCGGCGGCTCGGGCATTGGCGGCGCGATAAACTTCGTGACCAAGGATGCGCTGCATAGCGGTTCGACCCCGAGGGGGCGCGTCATCGCGAGTTACGGTTCTCACAACACGTTCGAAGGTTCCGTACAGGTTTCCGCGGGTATCAAGGACAGCGTGCAGTTCTCCGCGACGGCATCCATGCGCCACAGCGATAACGACTACGAGTTCGATAACCGCAACGGCACCCTCTATAACGACGAGGATGATTTTAAGGACAGGCGCAGGAACGCGGAATTCACGGAATATTCCGGCAGCTTCCAGTACCGCATGCTCCACGGGAACGGATTCTTCTCTATTCTGTCTGCAAGCGCGATGCACACGCAGGCGGGGAACCCGGGCCTGGAAGACCTGCAGACGTATGTGGCGGAATTTACGGGCGACATGGCGCAGGTCGCGTACCGGCTGGAATTCCCGACTATTGCCGACGTGCTGCTCCTGACGGCGGGCGTTACCGGCAAGTTCGAGAAGAATTCGTCTTCGTCGTATTACCCGCTCGATAAAATCGGCTACCTCTCGAAGGATTTCAGGGAATACGGGCTTGCGGGCTACAGGGCGGTTCCCGAGGTTTCGGCGAACCTCTTGCTGGACAAGTTCGAGGCGTATTTGCGCCTTGCGGGTAGCGCGGAACTCTGGGAATCGCGCGGCACGCTGGAGAGCTTTGGCCTGGAACGCCTCGCGGGTTCCATTGCGGGCAATGCGGAATACAACTTTACGGATTGGTTCTCGTTGTTCGCCGAAGGCAACATCCTGAAGACGTACGACGATATCGGAGGCGGCCAGGTCCTGATGACTACGGGCGCTGCCGCTGTAAGCGAGGCTACGGATCGTGACCTGAGCCTTGCGGGAATGGTGCAGGCGAAGTTCGGGAAGAAAAATTCCTGGATTGGCGGCAACGTTTCGTTCGGGCGATTTTACAGGCAGCCGCAGTTGATGGAACTCTACGGCGTGTATCCGGGGATGCTTTCGAGCCCCACGCTCAAGGATGAATCGGCCTTGCGTTTTGCCGCTGGCCTCTCGCTTGCGACCCCGAAGAACCGCTCGGTATTGCGCGCCACCTATTTCGAAAATCATGTAAAAAATGGAATATACTGGGTTATAAGTACCAACCTGATGAAGGCCTTCAATATAGACAAGTCGCTTATTCGCGGGGTGGAACTCGAACTGGAAAGCCGTCCGGTGAAATTCTTCCAGGCGGTGTTGCGCGGGACTATCCAGAATCCGCGTGACGACGGCGTGAACAAGGCCTATAACGGGAACCTGCTGCCGGGCGAACCCGTGCACAGCTATTTTGCCGAGGGCACGTTCTTTTTGCCCTACAACTTGAGCGCCATGTTCCAGGCTACATACAGGACGCGGATTTTCAGCGACCGCATGAATTTTACGCGGCAGCCCCCCGTTGCCCGTTATAACGCCTCGCTCGCTTGGCAGCCGTGGAAAAAGACTAGGATCATGTTCGCCGTGGACAATATTTCGGATGAGACCTACCGCAATATCTACACGCCGTATCCGGCGCCCGGTCGGGAATACAGGTTTACACTCATACAGGGGTTCTAG
- a CDS encoding Fic family protein, whose product MLFIYQFPDWTNFRFDSARVLDALGKARFSEGRLSGLLTFAGTKDFETDLVVEDIVANFAIDGIQLDSDSVRADVALRAQGSSAHIQNYIGAIENYTTPLSQERLFNWHGSMTGGRTTSWRGGSSGIDAKGEGLNFSGPGPERLPAETEHFLRWFENYPMDGTIKAAIAHFWFLTLRPFDKANGRIARAITALQLSRAQKSARMHYALNRQILKNREEYLRTLNRAQCGNGDLTEWILWFLAQIVEAVQTSESAIEFETRRFRYLARHSGVQTTEREQRLLNAALTGELPRDFTAKDVAALFGTSHDTALREIQSLIGKGLVAANKKGGRSQTYSVVE is encoded by the coding sequence ATGCTCTTTATTTACCAATTTCCAGACTGGACGAATTTCAGGTTCGACTCCGCACGCGTGCTCGACGCGCTCGGCAAGGCGCGTTTCAGCGAAGGCAGGCTCTCGGGACTCCTCACCTTCGCGGGCACAAAAGATTTCGAGACGGACCTCGTCGTCGAGGACATCGTCGCGAACTTCGCCATCGACGGAATCCAACTCGACAGCGACTCCGTCCGGGCGGACGTCGCGCTCCGCGCCCAGGGAAGCAGCGCCCACATCCAGAACTACATCGGCGCCATAGAGAACTACACGACTCCCCTGTCCCAGGAACGCCTATTCAACTGGCACGGTTCCATGACCGGCGGCAGGACGACTTCGTGGCGGGGCGGTTCAAGCGGTATCGACGCCAAGGGCGAAGGCCTGAATTTCTCGGGACCGGGGCCGGAACGCCTGCCCGCCGAAACGGAACACTTTTTGCGATGGTTCGAGAACTACCCCATGGACGGCACCATCAAGGCGGCCATCGCGCATTTCTGGTTCTTGACGCTGCGGCCTTTCGACAAGGCGAACGGGCGAATCGCGAGGGCCATCACCGCGCTGCAACTGAGCCGCGCGCAGAAATCCGCACGCATGCACTACGCCCTGAACCGCCAGATTTTAAAGAACCGCGAGGAATACCTCCGCACGCTGAACAGGGCGCAATGCGGCAACGGCGACCTCACGGAATGGATCCTCTGGTTCCTCGCGCAAATCGTGGAAGCGGTACAGACGAGCGAATCGGCGATTGAATTCGAGACGCGGCGTTTCCGCTACCTCGCGAGGCATTCGGGAGTGCAGACAACCGAAAGGGAACAGCGGCTCCTGAACGCGGCCCTCACGGGGGAACTCCCGAGGGACTTCACGGCGAAGGACGTGGCGGCCCTGTTCGGGACAAGCCACGATACCGCGCTCCGCGAAATACAAAGCCTTATAGGGAAAGGGCTCGTTGCCGCCAACAAGAAGGGCGGGCGCAGCCAGACCTACAGCGTCGTGGAGTAA
- a CDS encoding DEAD/DEAH box helicase: protein MLFSDLPLANPLQRAVRAVGYEQPTPIQEKSIPSLLEGRDLLGIAQTGTGKTAAFALPILQRLLDSGKFRAPKTCRALILLPTRELAIQVEDCFKQYAQFTAISTACIFGGVNDAPQKRNLVRGVDVLVATPGRLLDLINQKAVSLKALEFFVLDEADRMLDMGFIHDIRKVVALLPQVRQNLFFSATMPDDITKLASTILRPDPVHVEVAPQSTPIERIRQELYRIDKRRKGALLKELLLAHPEMKKVLVFSRTKHGADKITRVLEKAGIKCAAIHGNKSQNRRQEALGNFKCEQIRVLVATDIAARGIDVDDVSHVFNYDLPDVPETFVHRIGRTARAGKDGIAISFCSPDEEQDLRAIEKLTRIRIPEGDQAIYEKLPPPQKETAESEMRNARGRMSRRDAENRAEKSREKKRFEKPASGKPAREKHPGDGREKRFGGQPGNAQPGNAQANNARPGNVVPDGASSNGGQPENGHRHRRRNRPGSRARKRMRENGGAV from the coding sequence ATGCTATTTTCCGACCTTCCCCTCGCAAATCCTCTGCAGCGTGCGGTGCGCGCTGTCGGCTACGAACAGCCCACTCCGATCCAGGAAAAATCGATTCCTAGCCTCCTGGAAGGGCGGGATTTGCTGGGAATTGCCCAAACGGGCACCGGCAAGACGGCGGCCTTCGCGCTCCCGATTCTGCAGCGCCTGCTCGATTCCGGGAAATTCCGCGCGCCGAAGACCTGCCGTGCGCTCATTTTGCTGCCGACACGCGAGCTCGCCATCCAGGTGGAAGACTGTTTCAAGCAGTATGCGCAGTTCACCGCGATTTCGACCGCCTGCATATTTGGCGGCGTGAACGATGCCCCGCAGAAGAGGAACCTCGTGCGCGGCGTGGACGTGCTGGTGGCGACTCCGGGCCGCCTGCTCGACCTTATCAACCAGAAGGCGGTCTCCCTGAAGGCCCTGGAATTCTTCGTGCTCGATGAAGCCGACCGCATGCTCGACATGGGGTTCATTCACGATATCCGCAAGGTGGTGGCGCTGCTCCCGCAGGTGCGCCAGAACCTGTTCTTTAGCGCGACGATGCCCGACGACATCACGAAACTCGCATCGACCATCCTCCGCCCGGACCCGGTGCACGTGGAAGTGGCCCCGCAGAGCACGCCGATAGAACGCATCCGCCAGGAACTCTACCGCATCGACAAGCGCCGCAAGGGAGCGCTTTTGAAGGAACTCCTGCTCGCTCACCCCGAAATGAAGAAGGTGCTCGTGTTCAGCCGCACCAAGCATGGTGCAGACAAAATAACGCGCGTGCTCGAAAAGGCGGGAATCAAGTGCGCGGCGATTCACGGGAACAAGAGCCAGAACAGGAGGCAGGAAGCCCTCGGGAACTTCAAGTGCGAACAAATTCGCGTGCTGGTTGCGACGGATATCGCCGCCCGCGGGATAGACGTGGACGACGTTTCGCACGTGTTCAACTACGATCTGCCCGACGTGCCCGAGACGTTCGTGCATCGCATCGGCCGTACCGCCCGCGCTGGCAAGGACGGCATAGCGATTTCGTTCTGCTCGCCCGACGAGGAACAGGACCTGCGCGCTATCGAGAAGCTGACCCGCATCCGCATCCCGGAAGGCGACCAGGCGATATACGAGAAGCTGCCGCCCCCGCAGAAGGAAACCGCGGAAAGCGAGATGCGCAATGCCCGCGGTCGCATGTCGCGCCGCGATGCGGAAAACCGCGCTGAAAAATCCCGCGAGAAGAAGCGTTTTGAAAAGCCGGCGAGCGGCAAGCCGGCCCGCGAAAAGCACCCGGGAGACGGCCGCGAGAAGCGTTTCGGCGGTCAGCCCGGCAACGCGCAACCCGGTAACGCGCAGGCTAATAATGCGCGGCCCGGCAACGTGGTTCCTGACGGTGCATCGTCCAATGGCGGTCAGCCCGAAAACGGCCACAGGCACCGTCGCCGCAACCGCCCGGGTTCCCGTGCCCGCAAACGCATGCGCGAGAACGGCGGCGCCGTTTAA
- a CDS encoding glucokinase yields the protein MEIKWLNPDAKFDRLVLAGDIGGTNTNLGLVGYKDGKFTLILETVCPSKDIDGLEAPICETLKLATESRADLKPSHVCISAAGPVANNKCVMTNLPWSVDGEALTAAIGIPTLVINDFMAISYGIPTLDVDDPKQIFKLTHTDGSQPAPQKATKAVIGPGTGMGVGFLAFDGEKYIPACSEGGHSTFAPFDKDSQEFHDYMEKKIGCVPGVEPLVSGMGLRNMYEWWKETRGVPDNEAFKKIEETEPNDRPKYISRASDTDPVAAEMMRLFVKMLARFASDASTLFLPLGGLYLAGGTVQKDLRWLERDSLFMKYFEKNYNPNIRPLLNKIPVYIIKDYSISLYGAANASLNLQK from the coding sequence ATGGAAATCAAATGGCTTAATCCCGATGCAAAGTTTGATCGCCTCGTTCTGGCGGGCGATATTGGCGGTACCAACACGAACCTTGGCCTTGTTGGCTACAAGGATGGCAAGTTCACGCTGATTCTCGAAACGGTTTGCCCCAGCAAGGATATCGACGGTCTCGAAGCCCCGATCTGCGAGACGCTGAAGCTCGCTACGGAATCCCGTGCCGACCTCAAGCCCAGCCACGTGTGCATCAGCGCCGCTGGCCCTGTGGCGAACAACAAGTGCGTGATGACGAACCTCCCGTGGAGCGTGGACGGTGAAGCGCTTACCGCGGCCATCGGCATCCCGACGCTTGTCATCAACGACTTCATGGCGATAAGCTACGGCATCCCGACGCTCGACGTGGACGATCCCAAGCAGATTTTCAAGCTCACGCATACCGACGGCAGCCAGCCCGCCCCGCAGAAGGCGACCAAGGCGGTTATTGGCCCGGGTACCGGCATGGGCGTGGGCTTCCTTGCCTTCGACGGCGAGAAGTACATCCCGGCCTGCTCCGAAGGTGGCCACTCCACGTTCGCCCCGTTCGACAAGGACTCGCAGGAATTCCATGACTACATGGAAAAGAAGATTGGTTGCGTCCCCGGCGTGGAACCGCTCGTGTCGGGCATGGGGCTGCGCAACATGTACGAATGGTGGAAGGAAACCCGCGGCGTTCCCGATAACGAGGCCTTCAAGAAGATCGAGGAGACCGAACCGAACGACCGTCCGAAGTACATCAGCCGCGCGAGCGATACCGACCCGGTCGCGGCCGAGATGATGCGCCTGTTCGTGAAGATGCTTGCCCGCTTTGCGAGCGACGCCTCTACGCTGTTCCTCCCGCTGGGCGGCCTTTACCTGGCCGGCGGTACCGTGCAGAAGGACTTGCGCTGGCTCGAACGCGATAGTTTGTTCATGAAGTATTTCGAAAAGAACTACAACCCGAACATCCGTCCGCTCCTGAACAAGATCCCGGTGTATATCATCAAGGATTACAGCATTAGTTTGTACGGAGCCGCGAATGCGAGCTTGAACCTGCAGAAATGA